One genomic segment of Maridesulfovibrio ferrireducens includes these proteins:
- a CDS encoding glycosyltransferase family A protein, protein MPPSISVIMPVYNGEEFLAESINSILAQTYSDFEFIIVDDASTDSTPQILEEYTRRDSRIRIITNATNKRVANSMNDAHGEALGKYIARMDSDDIAFPERFAKQVAFLEDNPDIDVCGTQAIYHETGRLFSLPTTHQELRWTLLTIPPLANPTSMVKRSLILKSEGFDPSFLPSADYEFWLRLFYKHNAKFANLSEPLLRYRAHPTKDRKEYKSKQVVQRDIIRMKHLAYVDDIFDTNFVQEGFPGITNFDPTDINVVLKCSKNFKKLLIKNERLHFFPQDVLRAVLLQIMALIKKVN, encoded by the coding sequence ATGCCCCCTTCAATATCAGTCATAATGCCCGTCTATAATGGAGAAGAGTTCCTCGCGGAATCAATAAACTCAATTCTTGCGCAGACGTACTCAGATTTTGAGTTCATCATTGTTGACGATGCATCTACAGACAGTACTCCGCAGATTTTAGAGGAGTACACAAGACGGGACTCCCGTATTCGCATTATTACCAATGCAACAAATAAAAGAGTTGCAAACAGTATGAATGATGCGCATGGAGAAGCGCTGGGGAAGTACATTGCACGCATGGATTCTGATGATATTGCGTTCCCTGAGCGATTTGCAAAACAAGTTGCCTTTCTGGAAGATAATCCGGATATTGATGTATGCGGTACTCAAGCAATATACCACGAAACAGGTAGACTCTTTTCATTGCCAACAACTCATCAGGAGTTGAGATGGACTCTTCTGACAATTCCACCTTTAGCGAATCCAACTTCTATGGTGAAACGTAGTCTAATCTTGAAAAGTGAAGGGTTTGATCCTAGCTTTCTTCCTTCTGCAGATTATGAATTTTGGTTGCGTTTATTTTATAAACACAACGCAAAATTTGCGAATCTTTCTGAACCACTACTTCGTTATCGAGCGCATCCAACAAAAGACCGGAAGGAATACAAGTCAAAGCAAGTTGTACAGCGCGATATCATACGCATGAAGCACCTTGCGTACGTGGATGATATTTTTGACACAAATTTTGTGCAAGAAGGCTTTCCCGGCATCACAAATTTTGATCCTACAGATATAAATGTTGTTTTAAAATGCAGTAAAAATTTTAAAAAACTCCTAATAAAGAATGAACGCTTACATTTTTTCCCTCAAGATGTTCTACGGGCCGTACTTTTGCAAATAATGGCCCTGATAAAAAAAGTTAATTAA
- a CDS encoding glycosyltransferase, translated as MDKKSNINAAPLVSVLLPCYNRPAGLDDALHDFTSQTYTNVEIIVSDNCSPQKEAMQRVMAKYADDPRIRYTLQKENIGMLRNSLDVLQKAKGEYIIFASDDDRWDKDFVFELFTLLKKNPDASCAFCDYDVISPEGHKRTDYPEAYPFLKEFDDPDRISRLKKFILAKEGYSNKSCPIRALIKTEIVQGYYRKMNDFGLFENWGDMLVVFAFLMEGRLVTSPRVLHKFTVGNSKDYFRTPPNAFYYLEGYLKLMHSRLPPHEVEILSEYVGMKLRQTDCPLGGKELVSTLKSISSILQISDSIIDMQDIENLNHYLQTNENCAALRVITKIFRKFTPAVIMQLLEAQQNNARAS; from the coding sequence ATGGATAAAAAATCAAATATAAATGCAGCACCTCTCGTCTCTGTTCTGTTGCCTTGCTATAATCGTCCTGCAGGCCTCGATGATGCTTTGCATGATTTCACCAGTCAGACTTACACAAATGTGGAAATTATTGTTTCGGATAATTGCTCTCCGCAAAAAGAGGCTATGCAAAGAGTCATGGCTAAATATGCAGATGATCCTCGCATCCGCTATACTCTTCAAAAAGAAAATATTGGCATGTTGCGTAATTCTTTGGATGTACTCCAAAAAGCTAAAGGAGAATATATTATTTTTGCCAGTGATGATGATCGTTGGGATAAAGATTTTGTTTTTGAATTATTTACTTTGCTTAAAAAGAACCCGGATGCTTCTTGTGCTTTTTGTGATTACGATGTCATTAGTCCCGAAGGTCATAAGCGCACAGACTATCCTGAGGCTTACCCTTTTCTTAAAGAATTTGATGACCCCGACAGGATTAGCCGATTGAAAAAGTTTATTCTTGCCAAAGAGGGATACAGTAATAAGTCTTGCCCTATACGAGCCCTTATCAAGACAGAAATAGTTCAAGGGTACTATCGGAAGATGAATGACTTCGGCTTATTTGAGAATTGGGGAGATATGCTTGTGGTCTTTGCCTTTCTCATGGAAGGGAGGCTTGTTACTAGCCCAAGAGTATTGCATAAATTTACTGTGGGAAATAGCAAAGACTATTTTCGTACACCGCCAAATGCATTCTACTATCTTGAAGGATATTTAAAGCTTATGCATAGCAGATTGCCACCGCATGAAGTAGAGATACTTAGCGAATATGTAGGCATGAAACTTCGCCAAACTGACTGTCCTTTGGGAGGTAAAGAGCTTGTCTCCACACTGAAATCCATTAGTTCGATTTTACAAATATCAGACTCAATAATTGATATGCAAGATATAGAAAATCTTAATCATTATTTGCAAACAAATGAGAACTGTGCTGCACTGAGAGTTATAACTAAAATTTTCAGAAAGTTTACCCCGGCAGTCATAATGCAGTTGCTAGAGGCTCAGCAAAATAATGCGCGGGCATCATGA